CGAGAGCTTTTTCTGTTACCAACTTTTGGCGGCGCGCGCTCTCTGCGACGAAAGCCGCACCGTCGCCGCGGCGCTGGAAGCCGGCGACCTGGGGAGCGCGCGTCATTGGCTGTCGATGATCGTCGGGCGCGACACCGATCTCCTCGACGAGACCGGCGTCGTCAAAGCCGCCGTCGAGACCGTGGCCGAGAACACTGCCGACGGCGTGGTCGCACCGCTGTTCTGGATCGGACTTTTCGGCGTGCCCGGCGGCTGCTTCTGCAAGGCCGTCAACACCATGGACTCGATGATCGGCTACAAGAACGAGCGTTACCGCTGGTTCGGCACGGCCGCCGCGCGGCTCGACGACCTCGTCAACTTCGTCCCCGCCCGTCTGGCCGGGCTGCTGATGGTCGCCGCCGCCGGACTGTGTCGCTTCGACGCCGCTAACGCGTGGCGGATCTTCCGCCGCGATCGCCTCAGACACGCCAGTCCCAATTCCGCCCACGCCGAAGCCGCCTGCGCCGGCGCGCTGCGCGTCCAGCTGGCCGGCCCC
Above is a genomic segment from Pyramidobacter piscolens W5455 containing:
- the cbiB gene encoding adenosylcobinamide-phosphate synthase CbiB → MTRFASPAALALGFALDLLCGDPHGFPHIVVFAGKLIAWGETILRPLFPPAKRGERAAGALLVFIVTAVCTALPALLLRLLYARSFWGGLAAESFFCYQLLAARALCDESRTVAAALEAGDLGSARHWLSMIVGRDTDLLDETGVVKAAVETVAENTADGVVAPLFWIGLFGVPGGCFCKAVNTMDSMIGYKNERYRWFGTAAARLDDLVNFVPARLAGLLMVAAAGLCRFDAANAWRIFRRDRLRHASPNSAHAEAACAGALRVQLAGPASYGGQVEDKPFLGDPLRPVETADIARSHKLLFATAALAFLLALALRSLAAVIW